A stretch of the Bacillus sp. FJAT-18017 genome encodes the following:
- a CDS encoding MFS transporter, with protein MAFYRQWAVQYRTYNKNIRLSMAANMITQVGLGIFIVIYNFYVRELGYTEAVNGQIISMASLATAIILVPAGMIGDRFGRKRVILAGIFVSGLLLFSRAIATDGTTLIYLAFAAGLAGAFLQVSGIPWLAENSDPSERVNLFALQAALMTAASVIGNLLGGLLTDFFSLFMPELSSIRLTLLIGAGIYITGVIPAFKFQAPMKRTEASPLPAGSPGKKSGFSKSGFKIIALFAFSQMLIGFGAGLVIPYLNLYFAGRFSASASTTSFIISLGQAATAFAMFIGPQVVKRVGEVRAVVYLQLSSLPFLILTAYTENLFLAAVGFLFRQALMNAGNPIQSSLIMSKVDDGMKGLANSINQTVFNLGWALMGPVSTGIVVQYGNYWGYAYVFSITAVLYLIGSVYFLIVFGRNQIKKPSSAAQKTG; from the coding sequence ATGGCTTTTTACAGACAGTGGGCCGTGCAGTACCGTACATATAACAAGAATATCCGTCTTAGCATGGCGGCTAATATGATTACCCAGGTGGGCCTGGGTATTTTCATTGTCATTTATAATTTTTATGTCCGCGAGCTTGGTTATACGGAGGCAGTGAATGGCCAAATTATTTCGATGGCCTCACTCGCTACGGCAATCATTCTTGTTCCAGCAGGAATGATAGGTGACCGGTTCGGAAGAAAACGTGTAATTTTGGCAGGCATTTTTGTATCTGGATTACTCCTTTTTTCAAGGGCAATTGCGACCGATGGGACAACCCTCATTTACCTTGCCTTTGCCGCAGGGCTTGCGGGCGCCTTCCTTCAGGTATCAGGAATTCCTTGGCTTGCTGAAAACTCCGATCCCTCGGAGCGGGTGAACCTGTTTGCCCTGCAGGCAGCGTTAATGACAGCCGCGAGTGTTATTGGAAACCTGCTTGGTGGTTTGCTTACTGATTTCTTCAGTTTATTTATGCCAGAGCTTTCAAGCATTAGACTGACTTTATTGATTGGGGCTGGAATCTATATAACCGGGGTAATTCCAGCATTCAAGTTCCAGGCGCCAATGAAACGAACAGAAGCTTCGCCATTGCCGGCAGGCTCTCCTGGTAAAAAAAGCGGCTTTAGCAAATCTGGTTTTAAAATCATCGCACTCTTTGCCTTTTCCCAGATGCTGATTGGTTTTGGAGCGGGGCTTGTTATCCCTTATTTGAATCTTTATTTTGCCGGCAGGTTCTCGGCATCTGCCTCGACAACTAGTTTCATTATATCGCTAGGACAGGCTGCAACTGCATTTGCAATGTTTATCGGTCCCCAGGTCGTCAAGCGGGTGGGCGAGGTCAGGGCGGTTGTGTATCTGCAATTGTCATCCTTGCCATTTTTAATACTGACTGCCTACACCGAAAATTTATTCCTTGCGGCGGTCGGATTTTTATTCAGGCAGGCGTTGATGAATGCAGGAAACCCAATTCAAAGTTCACTAATTATGTCGAAAGTCGACGATGGAATGAAGGGACTTGCGAATTCGATCAACCAGACAGTCTTCAACCTCGGATGGGCGCTTATGGGTCCTGTCTCGACCGGGATTGTCGTCCAGTATGGCAACTACTGGGGTTATGCATATGTATTTTCCATCACAGCCGTTCTTTACTTAATTGGTTCCGTATACTTTCTTATCGTGTTTGGAAGAAATCAAATCAAGAAGCCGTCTTCTGCTGCACAAAAGACTGGTTAA
- a CDS encoding methionine ABC transporter ATP-binding protein, whose translation MISIKNVSKLFPSKQGALKAVEDVNLEINEGEIFGVIGYSGAGKSTLIRMLNRLETPTEGTITIDDREISKIKGKELRKARMEIAMIFQHFNLLWSRTVRENIAFPLEIAGVSGAARKNRVDELIKLVGLEGRENAYPSQLSGGQKQRVGIARALANNPKVLLCDEATSALDPQTTDSILDLLVDINKRLGLTIVLITHEMHVIRKICHRVAVMESGKIVELGPVLDVFRNPQQPITKRFVQQVTEPEETKETIEHLLEQYHSGQVIQLTFVGESTEQPLITNLIRQYGVTINILQGKISKTQSGSYGTLFVHLDGTDEEIGKALEYIQSQQIGVEVIANA comes from the coding sequence ATGATTTCGATAAAAAATGTCAGCAAGCTGTTCCCTTCGAAGCAGGGAGCGCTCAAAGCTGTTGAAGATGTTAATCTTGAAATAAACGAAGGTGAAATCTTTGGTGTGATAGGCTACAGCGGCGCCGGAAAAAGTACATTAATCCGAATGCTGAACAGGCTGGAAACACCAACAGAGGGAACCATAACAATCGATGATAGAGAAATCTCAAAAATAAAGGGCAAAGAGCTCCGGAAGGCCCGCATGGAAATCGCAATGATTTTTCAGCACTTCAACCTTCTCTGGTCACGAACTGTCCGGGAAAACATTGCATTCCCGCTAGAAATTGCCGGTGTATCAGGGGCTGCCCGCAAAAATCGGGTTGATGAACTGATTAAACTGGTTGGCCTAGAGGGAAGGGAGAATGCTTATCCTTCACAGCTCTCCGGAGGACAGAAGCAGCGTGTTGGCATTGCCAGGGCACTGGCCAATAATCCGAAGGTGCTGCTCTGTGATGAAGCAACCTCGGCACTTGATCCGCAAACGACCGATTCAATCCTTGATCTGTTGGTCGATATTAACAAGCGTCTTGGGCTGACAATTGTTCTGATTACACACGAAATGCATGTTATCAGGAAAATTTGCCATCGGGTTGCTGTTATGGAAAGCGGCAAAATTGTTGAGCTTGGCCCAGTACTTGATGTATTTAGAAATCCTCAACAGCCAATTACGAAACGATTTGTCCAGCAGGTCACTGAGCCGGAGGAGACAAAGGAGACGATTGAGCATCTCCTGGAGCAATATCATTCCGGACAAGTGATTCAGCTAACGTTCGTAGGAGAATCGACCGAGCAGCCATTGATCACCAACTTGATCAGGCAATACGGTGTTACAATCAATATCCTTCAAGGGAAAATTTCGAAAACCCAGAGTGGCTCATATGGGACTTTGTTCGTCCATCTTGATGGCACGGATGAGGAAATCGGAAAGGCGCTTGAGTATATTCAATCCCAGCAGATTGGCGTGGAGGTGATTGCGAATGCTTGA
- a CDS encoding methionine ABC transporter permease — MLEELFPNVDWEDIWEATIETLYMTSISVVITFILGIILGLLLFLTGKGNLWENAFINKIIAAFVNVFRSIPFIILIVLLIPFTIWLVGSMIGEEAALPALIIGSAPFYARMVEIGLREIDKGVIEAARSMGASTWTIIWKVLLPESMPALVSGITVTAIALVSYTAMAGAIGAGGLGNLAYLEGFQRSRPDVTLVATIVILIIVFIIQIIGDTFTKKLDKR; from the coding sequence ATGCTTGAGGAACTTTTTCCGAACGTCGACTGGGAAGACATCTGGGAGGCAACGATTGAAACGCTTTATATGACAAGCATTTCGGTTGTCATTACCTTTATTCTTGGAATTATTCTTGGTTTGTTGCTTTTCCTGACAGGCAAAGGAAACCTTTGGGAAAATGCTTTTATTAATAAAATTATTGCTGCTTTTGTTAACGTGTTCCGTTCCATCCCCTTCATCATTCTAATAGTACTGCTGATTCCATTTACGATTTGGCTGGTCGGCTCGATGATTGGCGAGGAAGCTGCATTGCCTGCCTTGATTATTGGATCGGCACCGTTTTACGCAAGAATGGTTGAAATCGGGCTCCGTGAAATTGACAAAGGTGTAATTGAAGCCGCTAGATCAATGGGTGCTTCGACCTGGACGATTATCTGGAAGGTACTGCTTCCTGAATCGATGCCGGCACTTGTGTCTGGTATCACAGTTACAGCGATTGCACTTGTCAGCTATACTGCAATGGCTGGGGCGATTGGTGCAGGGGGACTTGGGAACCTTGCGTATCTTGAAGGTTTCCAGCGCTCAAGGCCGGATGTGACTCTCGTTGCAACAATTGTCATCTTGATTATCGTTTTCATCATACAGATTATTGGAGACACATTTACTAAAAAGCTTGATAAGAGATGA
- a CDS encoding MetQ/NlpA family ABC transporter substrate-binding protein produces MKKWFGLLLTLALTLALAACGSSDDNASGGSDSKKEKKELVVGASNVPHAEILEQAKPLLEEKGIELEIETFTDYVLPNKSLDSGDLDANYFQHIPYFESQIAENGYEFANAGGIHIEPIGVYSKKYKSLEELPEGAHIIVSSSVADHGRILTMLEAKGLIKLKEGIDKTTATAKDIVENPKNLDFDAQYEAALLPQIYNNGEGDAVLINSNYALDAGLNPVKDSIAIEESDSPYVNIIAVNKGDENKEEIKALVEVLRSKEIQDWILKEYGGSVVPVKAE; encoded by the coding sequence ATGAAAAAATGGTTTGGCTTACTTTTAACATTAGCACTGACATTGGCGCTTGCTGCTTGCGGAAGCTCTGATGATAATGCAAGCGGCGGCAGTGACAGCAAGAAAGAAAAGAAGGAACTAGTTGTTGGTGCATCAAACGTGCCGCACGCTGAAATTCTTGAACAAGCAAAGCCGCTTTTAGAGGAAAAAGGCATTGAGCTAGAAATCGAAACATTTACTGACTACGTTCTGCCAAATAAATCTCTTGATTCTGGCGATCTCGATGCAAACTACTTCCAGCACATTCCGTACTTCGAGTCCCAAATTGCAGAAAACGGTTATGAGTTTGCTAATGCAGGCGGCATCCACATTGAGCCGATTGGCGTGTACTCCAAGAAATATAAGAGCCTTGAAGAATTGCCTGAAGGCGCTCATATCATTGTAAGTTCTTCTGTAGCAGACCATGGCCGTATCCTGACTATGCTTGAAGCAAAAGGCCTGATTAAACTAAAAGAAGGTATCGACAAAACTACTGCAACTGCAAAAGACATTGTTGAAAACCCTAAGAACCTGGACTTTGATGCTCAGTACGAAGCAGCACTTCTTCCGCAAATCTACAATAACGGTGAAGGCGATGCAGTCCTAATCAATTCCAACTATGCTCTTGATGCTGGCTTAAACCCAGTAAAAGATTCTATTGCAATCGAAGAATCTGACTCTCCATACGTTAACATCATTGCGGTTAACAAAGGCGATGAAAATAAAGAGGAAATCAAGGCTCTAGTTGAAGTCCTTCGTTCAAAAGAAATCCAGGATTGGATCCTGAAAGAATACGGCGGTTCTGTCGTACCAGTAAAAGCTGAATAA
- a CDS encoding carboxymuconolactone decarboxylase family protein, with translation MEHFHEPQNSTEASLYDYKAGLGLFTQKMPDIARHYNAFTEACFKEGALSQKQKQLIALGVALNSQDEYCIIYHLKGCLDQGASEQEILEAVGVTAAFGGGAAMSQGVTLVQEAMDELNQLKQ, from the coding sequence ATGGAACATTTTCATGAACCGCAAAATTCAACGGAAGCATCGTTATATGATTACAAAGCTGGCCTAGGTTTGTTTACGCAAAAAATGCCGGATATTGCCCGCCACTATAATGCTTTTACGGAAGCATGCTTTAAAGAGGGGGCTCTTTCCCAAAAGCAGAAACAGTTAATCGCATTGGGTGTTGCGCTCAATTCACAGGATGAGTATTGTATCATTTATCACCTGAAAGGCTGTTTGGATCAGGGAGCGTCCGAACAAGAGATTCTGGAGGCTGTAGGAGTCACTGCAGCTTTTGGTGGAGGAGCCGCCATGAGCCAGGGAGTAACTCTTGTTCAGGAAGCGATGGATGAATTGAATCAATTAAAACAATAA
- the sufC gene encoding Fe-S cluster assembly ATPase SufC, whose amino-acid sequence MAGSTLTIKDLHVAIDGKEILKGVNLEVKGGEIHAIMGPNGTGKSTLSSAIMGHPKYEVTSGSITFDGEDVLEMEVDERARAGLFLAMQYPSEISGVTNADFLRSAINSRRGEGNEISLMKFIRQMDKQMDFLEMDQDMAQRYLNEGFSGGEKKRNEILQLMMIEPKIAILDEIDSGLDIDALKVVSKGINQMRGEEFGCLIITHYQRLLNYITPDHVHVMMQGRIVKSGGPELAQRLEAEGYDWIKQELGIEDETVEQEA is encoded by the coding sequence ATGGCCGGATCAACTTTAACGATCAAAGATTTGCACGTCGCGATTGACGGCAAAGAAATTCTTAAAGGGGTAAACCTTGAAGTAAAAGGCGGGGAAATCCACGCGATTATGGGACCGAACGGTACTGGTAAATCGACTCTTTCCTCGGCTATTATGGGCCACCCTAAATATGAAGTAACGAGCGGTTCAATCACTTTCGATGGTGAGGACGTTCTGGAAATGGAAGTGGACGAGCGTGCTCGCGCAGGCCTGTTCCTTGCAATGCAATATCCTAGCGAAATCAGCGGCGTAACAAATGCCGATTTTTTACGCTCTGCAATTAACAGCCGCAGAGGCGAAGGCAATGAAATCTCCTTGATGAAGTTCATTCGCCAGATGGATAAACAGATGGATTTTCTGGAAATGGATCAGGATATGGCGCAGCGTTACCTGAATGAAGGGTTCTCAGGCGGTGAGAAGAAGCGCAACGAAATCCTGCAGCTTATGATGATTGAGCCTAAGATTGCGATTCTCGATGAAATCGACTCCGGTCTTGATATCGACGCGCTTAAGGTTGTTTCAAAGGGAATCAATCAAATGCGCGGCGAAGAGTTTGGCTGCCTGATTATTACCCACTATCAGCGCCTTCTAAACTATATCACTCCGGATCATGTGCATGTTATGATGCAAGGCCGCATCGTTAAGTCTGGCGGCCCTGAACTGGCGCAGCGCCTGGAAGCTGAAGGCTATGACTGGATCAAGCAAGAGCTTGGCATTGAAGATGAAACTGTCGAGCAAGAAGCTTAA